The following proteins are encoded in a genomic region of Ostrea edulis chromosome 7, xbOstEdul1.1, whole genome shotgun sequence:
- the LOC130047595 gene encoding LOW QUALITY PROTEIN: calcium-responsive transcription factor-like (The sequence of the model RefSeq protein was modified relative to this genomic sequence to represent the inferred CDS: inserted 1 base in 1 codon), producing MSEYEPKYVVVNTVEEAEKLVTKFEIDTVTKFTIFRRNKGFSHDLDFNRLLWEDKGQKEGVKVPCNGTPFIILGFDVRECHFGPDRNTMKKKKYQMEKTIEADQDHSYTQKSRTLVQNTKNXDCPARIYMKKICKFPDYKILGHDSIWKRKHQAQKLKKALSANEDVHREKEIHIFFPGIESHKNHLTGQLAGICLPIDNTIKEKISHLMDEGVSKVSEMRRHIKSFSRKELRMTDEENRRFFPLDKDIRNLMNSLKEQTRHCT from the exons ATGTCTGAGTATGAGCCGAAATATGTTGTTGTCAACACGGTGGAAGAAGCCGAAAAGCTAGTGACTAAGTTTGAAATAGACACAGTCactaaatttacaatatttaggCGAAATAAAGGATTTAGTCATGATCTGGATTTTAA TAGGT TGCTTTGGGAGGACAAGGGACAAAAGGAGGGTGTTAAAGTACCCTGTAATGGCACACCATTCATTATTCTTGGTTTTGATGTCAGAGAATGTCACTTTGGGCCAGACAGAAATACAATGAAAAAGAAGAAGTACCAAATGGAGAAG ACCATAGAAGCAGACCAAGATCATTCTTATACACAAAAGAGCAGGACTTTGgtacaaaacacaaaaa ttGATTGCCCTGCcagaatttatatgaaaaagatATGTAAATTTCCTGATTATAAG ATCCTTGGTCATGATTCTATCTGGAAGAGAAAACACCAAGCGCAGAAGTTGAAGAAGGCTCTTTCCGCAAATGAAGATGTGCACAGGGAAAAGGAAATTCACATTTTTTTCCCAGGAATTGAGAGCCACAAAAATCATTTGACAGGACAG CTTGCAGGTATTTGTCTACCAATCGACAATACCATCAAGGAAAAAATATCACATCTGATGGATGAAGGAGTGTCTAAAGTTTCAGAAATGAGACGTCACATCAAGTCATTTAGCAGGAAGGAACTTAGAATGACTGATGAAGAAAATCGACGCTTCTTTCCATTGGATAAAGATATTAGAAATCTAATGAATTCTTTAAAGGAACAGACACG ACACTGTACATGA